Proteins encoded in a region of the Pristis pectinata isolate sPriPec2 chromosome 16, sPriPec2.1.pri, whole genome shotgun sequence genome:
- the tomm34 gene encoding mitochondrial import receptor subunit TOM34, with product MAARSRGSGPQAAAAKLKGAGNELFQHGRYGEAVGRYSEAIGRLQESGAKWPEELSVLFSNRAACYLKIGNCSDCIKDCTASLELVPFALKPLIRRAAAYEALERYRQAFVDYRTATQVDGSVQAAQDGMNRMRKVLMEKDGNNWRDNLPPLPSVPVAFQHNWRPNAPGNTGTGKTTMQQNGDVTASSSLEQAKTLKEAGNVLVKKGEHRKAAEKYTASLHLNSKECTTYTNRALCYLNLKQYHEAVQDCTAALCLDPKNLKAFYRRAQARKELKDYKGSVADLQEMLKLEPSNLAGQRLLNEVQKLAR from the exons ATGGCGGCCCGCAGCCGGGGCTCGGGCCCTCAGGCCGCGGCGGCGAAGCTGAAGGGCGCGGGCAACGAGTTGTTCCAGCACGGGCGCTACGGAGAGGCGGTGGGCCGCTACTCGGAGGCCATCGGCCGGCTGCAGGAGTCCG GTGCAAAATGGCCAGAGGAGTTGAGCGTTTTGTTCTCGAACCGAGCTGCATGTTATCTGAAGATTGGAAATTGCAGTGATTGCATAAAAGATTGCACTGC GTCTTTAGAGCTTGTCCCATTCGCACTGAAGCCTTTGATTCGTCGTGCTGCTGCTTACGAGGCTCTGGAGCGATACCGCCAGGCTTTTGTGGACTATAGAACGGCTACCCAGGTGGATGGCAGTGTTCAAGCTGCACAGGATGGCATGAACAG AATGAGGAAGGTGTTGATGGAGAAGGATGGGAATAATTGGCGCGACAATCTCCCTCCGCTGCCATCGGTACCTGTCGCATTTCAGCACAACTGGAGACCCAATGCTCCTGGAAACACAGGCACAGGGAAGACAACCATGCAGCAGAATGGAGATGTCACGG CCTCCTCCAGTCTTGAACAAGCCAAAACTTTGAAGGAAGCAGGGAATGTGCTGGTGAAGAAGGGAGAACACAGGAAGGCAGCGGAGAAATACACTGCAAGTCTGCACCTGAACAGCAAGGAGTGCACCACCTATACCAACAG GGCGCTGTGCTACCTGAACCTGAAGCAGTATCACGAAGCGGTGCAGGACTGTACAGCCGCGCTATGTTTGGATCCCAAAAACCTGAAGGCCTTCTACCGACGCGCACAAGCTCGGAAGGAGCTGAAG GATTACAAGGGCAGTGTTGCCGATCTTCAAGAGATGCTGAAACTGGAGCCAAGCAACTTGGCTGGACAACGTCTGCTGAACGAAGTCCAGAAACTTGCTAGATAA